From the genome of Terriglobales bacterium, one region includes:
- a CDS encoding TIGR01777 family oxidoreductase, translating to MSATAITGWKILVSGASGFIGSALCPLLTGAGARVTRLVRTRPRDDSEIQWDPAAAIAGDRLEGFDAVVHLAGETITGRWTAAKKQRILQSRAQGTQTLATLVAHRQRKPRVFVSASAIGFYGDRGDEVLREQSSSGSSGFLPEVARAWEEATRPAAVAGIRVVNLRIGVVLSPRGGALQQMLPPFKLGLGGRLGSGRQYMSWIALDDLLGAIQFALTQDSLRGPVNAVAPNPVTNREFTKTLGQVLHRPTIFPVPAFVVKTLFGQMGEELLLASQRVEPARLIAAGFSFTHPELKGALEAVLKG from the coding sequence GTGAGCGCGACCGCAATTACCGGCTGGAAGATTCTGGTAAGCGGAGCTTCGGGGTTCATCGGCTCCGCTCTTTGCCCGCTCCTCACGGGGGCCGGCGCTCGGGTCACGCGCCTGGTGCGTACGCGGCCGCGTGATGACTCCGAGATTCAGTGGGACCCTGCCGCGGCGATTGCCGGCGACCGCCTTGAAGGTTTCGACGCGGTCGTGCATCTGGCCGGGGAGACCATCACCGGCCGCTGGACCGCTGCCAAAAAGCAGCGCATCCTCCAGAGCCGCGCCCAGGGCACGCAAACCCTTGCAACTTTGGTTGCGCATCGCCAGCGCAAGCCCAGGGTTTTCGTCAGCGCCTCTGCCATCGGCTTCTATGGCGACCGCGGTGATGAGGTGCTGCGCGAACAAAGCTCCTCCGGCTCCAGCGGCTTCCTGCCGGAAGTGGCGCGCGCTTGGGAGGAAGCCACGCGCCCGGCGGCCGTAGCCGGCATCCGCGTCGTGAACCTGCGCATCGGCGTCGTGCTCAGCCCGCGCGGCGGCGCGCTCCAGCAGATGCTTCCGCCCTTCAAGCTCGGCCTGGGCGGACGCCTGGGCAGCGGCCGCCAGTACATGAGCTGGATCGCCCTCGACGACCTGCTGGGCGCGATTCAGTTCGCGTTGACCCAGGATTCCCTCCGCGGCCCGGTCAATGCCGTCGCACCCAACCCGGTCACCAACCGCGAGTTCACCAAGACATTGGGTCAGGTCCTGCATCGTCCCACCATTTTTCCGGTGCCGGCCTTTGTCGTGAAGACGCTCTTCGGCCAGATGGGCGAGGAACTCCTGCTCGCCAGCCAGCGCGTGGAACCGGCTCGCCTCATCGCGGCCGGGTTTTCCTTCACGCATCCGGAATTGAAGGGAGCGCTGGAAGCGGTATTGAAGGGTTGA
- a CDS encoding helix-turn-helix transcriptional regulator: MKNRLRVLRAERDWSQAELAQRLGVSRQTVNAIEVGKYDPSLPLAFAIARLFGQAIEQIFEPDGSWPGGPTVPGST; encoded by the coding sequence ATGAAGAACCGGTTGCGGGTCTTGCGGGCGGAGCGCGACTGGTCGCAGGCGGAGTTGGCGCAACGGCTGGGCGTTTCCCGGCAAACGGTCAACGCCATCGAAGTGGGGAAGTACGACCCCAGCCTGCCCCTGGCCTTCGCCATTGCGCGTCTGTTCGGTCAGGCGATCGAGCAGATTTTCGAGCCCGATGGCAGTTGGCCGGGGGGACCAACGGTTCCCGGTTCGACATAG
- a CDS encoding bifunctional (p)ppGpp synthetase/guanosine-3',5'-bis(diphosphate) 3'-pyrophosphohydrolase, with protein sequence MATLRHQIATNVLTVTKFRDLLKKVRAYRPNDDLEIIRKAYDFSLKLHTGQSRASGEPYLVHPLSVATVLADLKLDPTSIAAGLLHDAIEDTPVTAEQIRREFGEQVAHIVEGVTKISQIDFANREERQAENLRKMMLAMVDDIRVVLIKLADRLHNMRTLEHLPAERREKIARETLEIYAPIAHRLGMGKLRGELEDLAFQYVDPIAHEQLKKAVEQRRKQGDQFLEQVVEVIREKLKENGIQARVESRIKRLYSVYQKLQRQRIPVDQVYDLLAVRIITQSVKDCYAALGMIHNLWRPVQGRIKDFIAMPRPNLYQSLHTSVIAENGTPFEVQIRTEDMHKMAEEGISAHWKYKDGAVPARDEERLAWLRQLVEWQKEAQDPAEFLSTLKLDLYPEDVYTFTPKGKVVILPREATPVDFAYAIHTEVGHTCVGARVNGRMVPLRTRLRSGDIVEIVTQAGHKPSRDWLTFVKSSRARQKIRHWLNVHQRERAIEIGRKLIEKEARKYRVALKDVDEKQYEQVASDYGLGRPEDLLAGIGYGKFPARQVLARLVPATAEPAEAPAEEKPGAFTSVMRRVFGGDSGAIKVKGQGDLLVYRARCCNPIRGEEIVGYVTRGKGVAVHARSCPNVTNLLYEPERRIDVEWAREGAAAYPVKLTVFCDDRTGMLKQITAIISDENTNIRNIEARAANSQATIDIVLDIDDLKHLERLIAALRQVAGIRDVQRVQKV encoded by the coding sequence ATGGCGACGCTGCGGCACCAGATCGCCACCAACGTCCTGACGGTCACCAAGTTCCGTGACCTGCTGAAGAAGGTCCGCGCCTACCGGCCCAACGACGACCTGGAGATCATCCGCAAGGCTTACGATTTCTCGCTCAAGCTGCACACCGGGCAGTCGCGCGCATCGGGGGAGCCCTACCTGGTGCATCCGCTGTCTGTGGCCACGGTGCTGGCCGACCTGAAGCTCGATCCCACGTCCATTGCCGCGGGGCTGCTGCACGACGCCATCGAGGACACGCCGGTCACCGCCGAGCAGATCCGCCGGGAGTTCGGCGAACAGGTGGCGCACATCGTGGAAGGGGTCACCAAAATCAGCCAGATCGACTTCGCCAACCGCGAGGAGCGCCAGGCGGAGAACCTGCGCAAGATGATGCTGGCCATGGTGGACGACATCCGCGTGGTGCTGATCAAGCTGGCCGACCGGCTGCACAACATGCGCACCCTCGAACACCTGCCGGCGGAGCGGCGGGAGAAGATCGCGCGGGAGACGCTGGAGATCTACGCGCCCATCGCGCACCGGCTGGGCATGGGCAAGCTGCGCGGCGAGCTGGAGGACCTGGCCTTCCAGTACGTCGATCCCATCGCCCACGAGCAGTTGAAGAAAGCGGTGGAGCAGCGCCGCAAGCAGGGCGACCAGTTCCTGGAGCAGGTGGTGGAGGTCATCCGCGAGAAGCTGAAGGAGAACGGCATCCAGGCCAGGGTGGAGAGCCGCATCAAGCGTCTGTACAGCGTCTACCAGAAGCTGCAGCGGCAGCGCATCCCGGTGGATCAGGTGTACGACCTGCTGGCGGTGCGCATCATCACCCAGAGCGTGAAGGACTGCTACGCGGCGCTGGGGATGATCCACAACCTGTGGCGGCCGGTGCAGGGACGGATCAAGGACTTCATCGCCATGCCGCGGCCCAACCTGTACCAGTCGCTGCACACCAGCGTGATCGCGGAGAACGGCACGCCCTTCGAGGTGCAGATCCGCACCGAAGACATGCACAAGATGGCGGAAGAGGGCATCTCCGCTCATTGGAAGTACAAGGACGGGGCGGTGCCGGCGCGCGACGAGGAACGGCTGGCGTGGCTGCGGCAACTGGTGGAGTGGCAAAAGGAAGCGCAGGACCCGGCCGAGTTCCTCTCCACGCTGAAGCTCGATCTCTACCCGGAAGACGTCTACACCTTCACGCCCAAGGGCAAGGTGGTGATCCTGCCGCGGGAGGCGACGCCGGTGGACTTCGCCTACGCCATCCACACCGAGGTGGGCCACACCTGCGTGGGGGCGCGGGTGAACGGACGCATGGTGCCGCTGCGGACGCGGCTGCGCTCGGGCGACATCGTGGAGATCGTGACGCAGGCAGGGCACAAGCCCAGCCGCGACTGGCTGACGTTCGTGAAGTCGTCGCGGGCGCGGCAGAAGATCCGCCACTGGCTGAACGTGCACCAGCGGGAGCGGGCCATCGAGATCGGGCGCAAGCTGATCGAGAAGGAAGCGCGCAAATACCGGGTGGCGCTGAAGGACGTGGACGAGAAGCAGTACGAACAGGTGGCCTCGGATTACGGGCTGGGGCGGCCGGAGGACCTGCTGGCGGGGATCGGGTACGGCAAGTTCCCGGCGCGGCAGGTGCTGGCACGGCTGGTGCCGGCCACGGCCGAGCCCGCGGAAGCTCCGGCGGAAGAGAAGCCCGGGGCCTTCACCAGCGTGATGCGCCGGGTATTCGGCGGCGACTCGGGCGCCATCAAGGTCAAGGGACAGGGCGACCTGCTGGTGTACCGCGCGCGCTGCTGCAATCCCATCCGCGGGGAGGAGATTGTGGGCTACGTCACCCGCGGCAAAGGAGTGGCCGTGCACGCGCGGAGCTGCCCCAACGTCACCAACCTGCTGTATGAGCCGGAGCGGAGAATCGATGTGGAGTGGGCGCGCGAGGGCGCTGCCGCCTATCCGGTGAAGCTCACCGTGTTCTGCGATGACCGCACCGGGATGCTGAAGCAGATCACGGCCATCATCAGCGACGAGAACACCAACATCCGCAACATCGAAGCGCGCGCCGCCAACAGCCAGGCCACCATCGACATCGTGCTCGACATCGACGACCTGAAACACCTGGAGCGGCTGATTGCGGCGCTGCGCCAGGTGGCCGGCATAAGAGACGTGCAGCGGGTGCAGAAGGTCTGA
- a CDS encoding RidA family protein, with translation MKVTVSTSDAPRAIGPYSQGIKAGGFVFVSGQIAIDPATGNVIAGDIRAQTERVLKNLAAILEAAGSSMEQVVKTTVFIKNMEDFVPMNEVYARAFDLEPPARATVECSKLPKDVLVEIDAIAEA, from the coding sequence ATGAAAGTCACGGTTTCCACCAGCGATGCACCGCGGGCCATCGGGCCCTACTCGCAGGGCATCAAGGCAGGCGGGTTCGTGTTTGTCTCCGGGCAGATCGCCATCGATCCGGCGACCGGCAACGTGATCGCCGGCGACATACGGGCGCAGACCGAGCGCGTGCTCAAGAATCTGGCGGCCATCCTGGAAGCTGCGGGCAGCAGCATGGAGCAGGTGGTGAAGACCACCGTGTTCATCAAGAACATGGAGGACTTCGTTCCCATGAACGAGGTCTATGCGCGGGCGTTCGACCTGGAGCCGCCGGCGCGGGCGACGGTGGAGTGCTCCAAACTGCCCAAGGATGTGCTGGTGGAGATCGACGCGATTGCGGAAGCGTAG
- the rpmB gene encoding 50S ribosomal protein L28, giving the protein MARVCDLCGKGPRFGNNISHAHNLTRRRWNINLRPVHARVKGATRRLRVCTSCLRSGKVAKA; this is encoded by the coding sequence ATGGCAAGGGTTTGCGACCTCTGCGGCAAAGGGCCGCGCTTCGGCAACAACATCAGCCACGCCCACAACCTCACCAGGCGGCGCTGGAACATCAACCTGCGCCCGGTGCACGCGCGCGTGAAGGGCGCTACCCGCCGCCTGCGCGTCTGCACCTCCTGCCTGCGCAGCGGCAAGGTCGCGAAGGCCTAA